Proteins encoded by one window of Rhodamnia argentea isolate NSW1041297 chromosome 6, ASM2092103v1, whole genome shotgun sequence:
- the LOC115757107 gene encoding protein PLANT CADMIUM RESISTANCE 2-like isoform X1 — protein sequence MGAPKDPKAHDEAAPSQESSLPPPPPPPPVTGVPVVALPPLSDYAAWSTGLCDCFSDFERFCISFWCPCVTFGQISEIVDRGSSSCGLNGAVYFLIACVTGCSCCYSFFYRLKMRKQYRIDGTAAEDFIVHCLCEACALTQEYRELKNRGFNPSLGWHESVDRQNHGVAMAPMPPVAPIVEDGMKR from the exons atgggTGCACCAAAAGACCCAAAGGCTCATGACGAAGCTGCTCCTTCCCAGGAGTCttcgctgccgccgccgccg CCGCCGCCGCCAGTGACTGGAGTTCCGGTGGTCGCTCTACCTCCGTTGTCGGATTATGCCGCCTGGTCCACGGGTCTTTGCGACTGCTTCTCCGACTTCGAACGCT TTTGCATAAGCTTCTGGTGCCCCTGCGTCACGTTCGGCCAGATTTCGGAGATCGTTGACAGAGGATCTTCCT CTTGTGGTCTCAATGGCGCAGTCTACTTTCTCATCGCATGTGTGACTGGGTGTTCATGCTGCTATTCCTTCTTCTACCGTCTAAAGATGAGGAAGCAGTACAGGATCGACGGGACCGCCGCCGAGGACTTCATCGTCCATTGCCTCTGTGAGGCGTGCGCCCTCACCCAAGAGTATCGCGAGCTCAAGAATCGCGGGTTCAACCCGTCTCTCG GTTGGCATGAGAGCGTGGACAGGCAAAATCACGGGGTGGCAATGGCTCCGATGCCACCGGTGGCTCCGATCGTGGAGGACGGCATGAAGCGTTGA
- the LOC115757107 gene encoding protein PLANT CADMIUM RESISTANCE 2-like isoform X2, producing the protein MGAPKDPKAHDEAAPSQESSLPPPPVTGVPVVAPPQQFDYVPWSTDLCDCFSDCRRFCISFWCPCVTFGQISEIVDSGASSCGLNGAIYFLIAWLTGCACCYSFFYRLKMRKQYRIDGSAVGDFAIHCCCEACALTQEYRELQNRGFDPSLGWLESVERQNRGVAMAPMPPVAPVVEDGMKR; encoded by the exons atgggTGCACCAAAAGACCCAAAGGCTCATGACGAAGCTGCTCCTTCCCAGGAGTCttcgctgccgccgccgccggtgaCTGGAGTTCCAGTGGTTGCTCCGCCTCAGCAATTCGACTACGTTCCCTGGTCCACGGATCTCTGCGACTGCTTCTCCGACTGTAGGCGCT TTTGCATAAGCTTCTGGTGTCCTTGTGTCACGTTCGGCCAGATTTCGGAGATCGTGGACAGTGGAGCTTCCT CTTGTGGTCTAAATGGCGCTATCTACTTCCTCATCGCTTGGTTGACCGGGTGTGCGTGCTGCTATTCCTTCTTCTACCGTCTGAAGATGAGGAAGCAGTACAGGATCGACGGGAGCGCCGTCGGGGACTTCGCCATCCATTGCTGCTGCGAGGCGTGCGCCCTCACCCAAGAGTATCGCGAGCTCCAGAACCGCGGATTTGACCCGTCCCTCG GTTGGCTTGAGAGCGTGGAGAGGCAAAACCGCGGGGTCGCGATGGCTCCGATGCCACCGGTGGCTCCAGTCGTGGAGGACGGCATGAAGCGTTGA
- the LOC115757107 gene encoding protein PLANT CADMIUM RESISTANCE 2-like isoform X3 produces MGAPNDPESPDKAAPSLEEPPPPVTGVPVVALPPLSDYAAWSTGLCDCFSDFERFCISFWCPCVTFGQISEIVDRGSSSCGLNGAVYFLIACVTGCSCCYSFFYRLKMRKQYRIDGTAAEDFIVHCLCEACALTQEYRELKNRGFNPSLGWHESVDRQNHGVAMAPMPPVAPIVEDGMKR; encoded by the exons ATGGGCGCACCAAACGACCCAGAGTCTCCCGACAAGGCCGCTCCTTCCCTAGAGGAGCCGCCGCCGCCAGTGACTGGAGTTCCGGTGGTCGCTCTACCTCCGTTGTCGGATTATGCCGCCTGGTCCACGGGTCTTTGCGACTGCTTCTCCGACTTCGAACGCT TTTGCATAAGCTTCTGGTGCCCCTGCGTCACGTTCGGCCAGATTTCGGAGATCGTTGACAGAGGATCTTCCT CTTGTGGTCTCAATGGCGCAGTCTACTTTCTCATCGCATGTGTGACTGGGTGTTCATGCTGCTATTCCTTCTTCTACCGTCTAAAGATGAGGAAGCAGTACAGGATCGACGGGACCGCCGCCGAGGACTTCATCGTCCATTGCCTCTGTGAGGCGTGCGCCCTCACCCAAGAGTATCGCGAGCTCAAGAATCGCGGGTTCAACCCGTCTCTCG GTTGGCATGAGAGCGTGGACAGGCAAAATCACGGGGTGGCAATGGCTCCGATGCCACCGGTGGCTCCGATCGTGGAGGACGGCATGAAGCGTTGA
- the LOC115757128 gene encoding dynein light chain 1, cytoplasmic translates to MRGTNMAGGAEEELERRSKFLSSLIQKKKAVEEQEQHDRLNVRVRASDMPIPLQNKAFRCARDHLDAMRGGKLDSKRIALALKKEFDCSHGPAWHCIVGTSFGSYVTHSLGGFLYFSIDKVYILLFKTAVEPLDH, encoded by the exons ATGAGGGGGACCAACATGGCGGGAGGAGCGGAAGAGGAGCTGGAGAGGAGGAGCAAGTTCTTGAGCAGCCTCATACAGAAGAAGAAGGCGGTGGAGGAGCAGGAGCAGCACGATCGGCTCAACGTCCGCGTGCGGGCGTCGGACATGCCGATCCCTCTGCAGAACAAGGCCTTCCGCTGCGCTCGCGATCACCTCGACGCCATGCGCGGTGGCAAGCTCGACAGCAAGCGAATCGCTCTCGCGCTTAAGAAG GAATTCGACTGTTCACACGGTCCAGCTTGGCACTGCATTGTGGGTACTAGCTTTGGATCTTACGTTACACACTCACTTGGAGGCTTTTTGTACTTCTCCATTGATAAGGTTTACATCCTTCTCTTCAAGACAGCAGTTGAGCCCTTGGACCATTGA
- the LOC115757073 gene encoding F-box protein SKIP28, protein MSKLSFDVDHASPKDENIGEPTEPGRPHEALFLVLPYLTLSGLIAVGKACTSLRDAVRDDVLPWLELAVDDPLSRRMRDEILIEITSKANGKLRTLGLSNCTKITDGGLQRVIEKNPLINKLYLPGCTGLTPDGVINAVKTLSANGNILQSIKINGIYNLQQQHLKVLRSFIQVNPETLDHKCSIKFGREGDCNVCPVDVGICPKCNEVRKVISCPIEMCAGKRDWRLSECRGCGSCIPRCIQCGVCVALEDLEEAEAICADILCMSCWLQLRKCDFCNKPYCKRHAEGRLNPSGPRGFVCELCTVHEEDDIDV, encoded by the exons ATGTCGAAACTATCATTTGATGTCGATCACGCGTCTCCCAAGGACGAAAACATAGGGGAGCCGACAGAACCCGGTCGACCACATGAGGCCCTGTTTCTGGTCTTGCCTTATCTTACCTTATCCGGGCTGATTGCCGTGGGCAAAGCGTGCACATCTCTGAGAGATGCGGTGCGCGACGACGTTCTGCCGTGGCTCGAACTCGCCGTCGACGATCCTTTGAGTCGGCGGATGCGTGACGAGATCCTTATCGAGATCACTTCGAAGGCGAATGGGAAGCTCCGGACACTGGGGCTGtccaattgcacaaaaatcacAGACGGTGGGCTGCAAAGGGTTATAGAGAAAAATCCTCTCATCAACAAG TTATATTTACCAGGATGTACTGGCTTGACACCAGATGGAGTCATAAACGCAGTGAAGACTCTATCAGCAAATGGGAACATTTTACAGTCCATAAAGATCAATGGCATCTACAATCTGCAGCAGCAACACCTTAAAGTGCTCCGATCCTTCATTCAAGTGAATCCCGAAACGCTGGACCACAAATGTTCCATAAAGTTTGGGCGTGAAGGCGACTGCAATGTTTGTCCTGTCGACGTGGGAATCTGTCCGAAGTGCAACGAGGTGAGGAAGGTCATTAGCTGCCCTATAGAAATGTGCGCGGGAAAGAGAGACTGGCGATTAAGCGAATGCAGAGGATGCGGCTCTTGCATTCCGAGGTGCATCCAGTGTGGCGTGTGCGTCGCACTTGAAGATCTAGAGGAGGCCGAGGCTATTTGCGCGGACATCTTATGCATGAGCTGCTGGCTCCAACTGCGCAAGTGTGACTTCTGCAACAAGCCATACTGCAAGCGACACGCGGAGGGGCGGCTCAATCCTTCGGGGCCTCGGGGGTTTGTTTGCGAGTTGTGCACTGTACACGAGGAGGATGACATTGATGTATAG